The genome window tggtagccattttgttgtaGAATATAATCACACTCATATCTAAACAGAACCCTTGCTGAGTTTGCTTatcagatctgaagaagagacATCAGCTTACATAGATGAAACCCCTGGTATTTTGGCTTGCAATGCTGTTTGCTTCATGCGAGAAAGCCGGTTAGTGGTTACTCAAAAATCAACATTGGCATTGATTGCTTAAGCTTTGCACAAGTATTCTTTCATGCCCCTAACTAATCTTCTTCCTAATCAATACCTTTCTGGGTGGCAGAGGATTTCCTTCTGAgtgccaagttacaagtgatgaatgacattcgtgagtttgttcacttgccaggcaagtgtcattcgtcacttgtagcttgatcCTGATTCGCTTCCCCACTAAGATGATTGAATTGAGGTGGGGCTACACATAACAGCACATTAGAGACGGCACTGAAACACACGAGATTTTGGTGTCTCATAATGCTAGCCAGAACAAAGGTGAACCATACAGCCTTGAGTTTGTCTCTAGGTGGGATGTGGAATCTGAACTAGGGAAGaatcctctccttccctcctcctctgtctccaCTCAGCCACACTGACTTTGCAAATGGTGCTACCACTGAAAAAACAGTTTCTTAACTGTTAACAAAAATCCAGTGTTGGCTTGATTTAGAGTGCTGATGGTCCTAGACAGTTTGGGACTATGGCTTCCAACGATTCCTCCACAAATGTCAGGAGACTTGGGTGGCAGTGGTTgaggatggcagagtttgggaaggatgtgatgtcacttctgggtgacacgcCTCACTGCCTTCCCTAGTCTCTATGGTGTTTACTATTGAGAGTAGGGGAAATTCCATAGAGCATCATGATGTAGAGGCCATTTTTTCTGCTCCTCCATTCCTTGAGGTAGGAAATTGGGTTGGTGAATGGGTGGCCTACCTAGAACTGTGATACTTGGAGGCCTGCCTGCTCCAATGGTGTTCAGCCCTGAATTTCATCCCCCAGCATGCAGAGGTGAAGCAAGTGATACTGCTTGATAGGGAAGTTTCAGTGATGAAATACCCTCCCCTTGATTCTGGCCTGGCACCTCCTTTCCTCTCTTTTAGGTGCAAAGTCAAAGCATTCTGCTTTACCCAGGCTCTTCACTAAGAGTTTCTAAAAATCTTTTGACGTGAATTTAAAGAATTCTAGCATAAACATTCCTCCAGCTGGTTTCCCAAGTCTGAAAATGGCTgactccgcacacgttggataatgcactttcaatgcactttatcaatcgtttgaggtggatttttttgttccgcacatgaaaaaatccattccaaatgatctataaagaggattggtagtgcattatccaacgtgtgcggaatcagccaatgacaATGTGAACAACCCTTGATGAATTAGGTGACAGCTTATAAAAGGTCACTTTTACTGCAATACCTATAAAATCCCATGGCCAAAGATGTCAAagagtcttttgagattccaaaCTACCTTCTACCACCATGACACCTGGAAAACACCCACTCTTCCAGATCAGGCAACATgggatctctttaaaaaaaatccagctgcTTGAGATTTTCAGCTGGGGAAAATCACAGCTGGAGggactctctttctctccctttctctctctcaaaaatcctccaggagtttggggtgtgtgtgtggcataacaggaggcagggaaAAAGCTGAGAGAGAGACAAAATCCATGATGCAATTCCCCTCTGAGAGAAGAATGGGAGGAACTGGGATTCTCTCTTGCGTGTAAAAAACTCAGCTTTTTTCCTGGCTcctatcatccccccccccccggaggatttttgagagagagagagagaaagagagagagaatccccccagTTACAGGGACAGTTGAACAGCTGGTCCTTGTAAGACTAcccctcccagggaagcttgcggGACTCAACATCTGCTTttcacatgtaattcatctcgtgtagttcagCTGTCAGTCTGAACTACAGTCATTGCCTAGTCTAGTGTCCAACAAGTGCTTCCAACAAGCACTTTCCTTCAGCTCTTCCTCTTTCTCACCTGCCACAACCTCCTTACGCTTTTCAGTGTTGATACTTCACTTATCTCCCAAggaggaacccaaagcagcttacatcaactcccctcctccattttgttctcaaaAGCATCTTGAGAAGTGAGTTTGCCTGAGACTGGCCAAAGATTACCTGATGGATGTGATGTCTCCTACATGCCCGCCTGCAGTTTTGCTGCCTGAAGGACGACACCCGCCTACAGTTTAGCATTGGCTGCACctgcacattttttaaagtttttcagATTATTCTGCAAGCTTgccccccaagtttgcagaactgTTTAGTATCAGTGTGGCCCCAATCTACAGATTTAAGTGTCCATGGTTGTTACTACCTTTGGCTATTAGACTGTACAAGTGGGGGGGCCCTCAGACATTTgtttcccacccccaccatttCCTCTAACTTCTCTTCCAACAAGTCTAACTTTTCTTCCAACAAGTCCTTTCCTTCATGTCTTCCTGTCTCTCATTTGCCACAATCTCCTTACTCTTTTCAGTGTTTATAcacttaccttccaaggagggacccaaagcagcttacatcaacttcctggcagcctttcccacctcctggcagccttcatatgctcacctttctctaTGTTCTCTtcttcttcaaacccactaaacaacttaccttgtaTCTACCCCATATGTTCatcaatatttattaatttatttaatgtatccactgcctttttccacaagggggacccaaagagtGGTGATTCATACCTTGGGCTCCCACATCCTATtctgaccactacactacactggattttggggagggggggaggtgctGTTGAATAGTAACAAACAGCCAGGCCTCGGTGAGTTATGcaggtcatgtggtatcaagccGTCTGGTGGATGCTTCTGGGTCTGGCCCCCATGAGTCTTTCCCTCAAAGGTTAAAACAGTGTTAGAAAAGGCCGTGCCCccactgccttttcctgacagaaaccaagcctggaatactgatctaactgttacttggttgccaagcaccagccactgagggcatctggttaaagctacagaagCTCCTTTAATCGTTttaggttttattttttaaacttacAATGTACTTGTGGTGAGTACTGTATCCCCTTTCCACACgattttgtctttctttcttctggcagcctccatatgctcacccttccctgaGTTTTTCTCTTCTTCAAATCCATTAAACAACTTATATTTtacctgccccccatcttcatctatacttACTAATTTGCTTTACctactgcttttctccacaatgcgAACACCCCTGAAAGGGCAAAACAAGCCTCAAAAAGGCCCTGTACCCTCCCCTTGTCTTTTCCTAACCGGAATCAAGGCTGAAATACGGACCTAACTGTTACTTGAATGCCCAGAAATGACAACTGAGGACATCTTGTTAAAGATACATGAGCTccatttctgcaaacctgggtcatttttcatggctccaatctccagatttaagtattcccCATATCAGGGCCAtttgactattagtatataagtgGGGACCCACAACAAAATACTGTGGATTGTGTCAGGATGATATTGGAGGAGGGAGCCTCACTGCATGTTGCAAGACCGGTAGTCAGTGGTGGAGCAGGGCAGCTGCAGGGAAGGGGAATCCCATTCCAACTTCCTTtgctttccccctccaaatgtcCTTCCCtgttcctccccccttccctctaaTCCTTCCCTATTTCTTCCCCCATTCCCAAAGACCCCTCACTTTTTCTCCTCCCCGCttaccctccccctgccttcatggCAAATAACTTTAACCTTTCCCTAGCAAATACCCttacccctccctccctggctacTTCCCAAATAACCTTAcattgacacacacaccctccctggaCAATACCTTAGCCTTCTCCCTCCTTCCAAAACAACCTCCTCCCCCATTTCTACTTCCCCAGGGTATCTGGGCTCAGAACTGTCACTCCTTTGTTTTGTTTCCAAGTGGCCCCAATCCACAGGATAAGTATCCACAGTTTGGGGCATAGATTCCATTTCATTTCCTAATATCCGTCCAAATAAAAGACCCCCAAATAATAAGGGAGATGCTTTTGAAGAGCCCTTTTCCACCCATCATCCATGTGACACTTGTCTCCTGCTTAACATGATGATTTATAAATAAGTAATGATTTATTCGTAAAGGTATCCTTAAGGCAGAGGAGACAGATTCATAAGTTTGTCTGAGCAAAGAAAGAAACTGACTTGCATTCACACAAgtcatttattaaaaaaatattagtTTTACtgctcttttttgttgttgttttttgcagGGGGAGGAAGCATCTAACAAAAGCTGTCATTATGAACTTTGAGATTACTGATCTGAAATTGGATTTAATTTTGCTTTTTACTATTTTGGTTGCTTTGAACTATGGTTACATACTGTTCTTGGAATTTAAACAGTACGGTAGGAGTATTTGGAGCTGGAAGGTGAGGTACAAATCAAGAAatgagaaaatggagaagagactgaaacaagccactttgggtccccattaggaagaaaggcaaggtatccATGAAGTAAGAAAGGAAGGATGTAAGTAAGCAAGTAAATGTAATATTTAATGAATAGTGACCAAACAGTTGGAGTCTGAAAGTATTTGAAACCAGATGGTATtcctactccccctcccccaccccaatcatCACTGTATACTGGGcagtagaaaagaaaaaaagtctagtagctcctataagactaaaaaaaatagtggtagggtatgaactttcataagtcacagctcactcttttctactgctacaggcaggcAAACAGCTATTGGACACTATCTAGATTGTAATTATCCTGATTTGAGACAAATCTTTGAAAGAAAGCAACTCAAATGTGATTCCACACAGTAACGGGGCACAGATGTTTCCGGCTGAAGGCAGTTTCATTTTAGAACCTTTGTATGAAGTCCACTATGTGTTTCATTGCATGTTCTGCCTCTTGGAACTTAAAGAACATCCAATCATTTTCCAACAGAATTCCATGGAATCCTTTCTTTAGGTGAAGCCAAGTCACCGGCACACCGTTATCCTCTAGCCGTTTCTTATACAATAGTCCATCGTCTCGAAGTACGTCATATTCACAAGTCAAAAGGAAAGTCTCAGGGAGTTGTCGTACAATGTCATCTTCAGCTAAAAGTGGACAAAATGTTGGCTGAAAAGATAATCCAGTTACTTTGTAAAGCTTTTCTGAAAATGGAGCAGGCACTTTTGGCACATAGCCTCTTTTCTTAAACTCATCTGGAATATGATCAGCACTAATCCATTTTCTGTATTTCACTGACATATCATCAGGAACGTGGGCATTCTTCATCACTCCTTTAAAATCTACCATCTCCTCTGTCATGAATCTTAGAGCAAGTTTGATAGCTCGTTCCTTAAACAAGATGGGGGCAAAGCAGTTTTGCTGATATGAAGGCAACGTAACATCTACCGACTGGAGGAATGGATAAATCAGCAACTGTGCTTGAATTTTTGGGATATCTTTCCTAGATAACAGATTCTGAGAAACCAAAGAAACAAGTGTTGCTCCACTACTATCTCCTGCAAGGATAATGCGGTTGGGGTCCACTCCATAATTCCTTGCTTCTTTTAGAAAATGTTCTACAGCTGACAAGCAATCTTCAAGCTGTGCAGGATATGCGTGCTCTGGACCTAAACGAAACCTGAAAGATCAGCAGAAATAACATCATATGAAATGATAGGTGGAAAAATGATGAATTGAAATAACCACACTGTCTTGGTGAAATTTCCTAGCATTTCTTGAAGATGTTAGAAGAACAGAGATATCACTTCCTTCTCTCTAAGAAAGTAGTAACTCCTTACATCATCTTAATAACCAAGCAGCCcggatctgaggatacttaaattcagagactggaaccatgaacagaaaagatagaaaagataaaaaaaaacacaccaggtttgcagaaaaatctaaaaaaatacacaaaataataaaaagaacacctgtagctttaagaatcaaaTGCCTTCAGTCGCTTTTGCTAGGTAACTATAACAGTTTAGTGTTCCAGGCTTGATTTTTGAcactaaaaggcagggggagggcagggccctttcgagggttgttttggcctttgatggaGGAGTTCTGGGTTCCAGGCACAGCAATAACCACCAGTGACTGGAAACCACATGATTGGCATTGTATGTAAATGGAAATGTTGtattccgccctgagcccatctttcagggagggcagactaaaaatcgaataaataagtaaataaataagtaagtaagtaaataaataaataatatgagcAAGACCTGGGTGCTTTCTGCTCTTCAACAATacctttccccaccccaccaccccaaaTGTCGTGTAGTATACTTGCTATTGTTTTGGAGGTAGGATCCAGGAGAATCAGAttcaaatcatcactctgctgaggaagctgaactgggtgaccttgagacagttcaacacattcagcctaacctatcgtgcagggttgttgtgaatagGGAGGCAAAAAGAATGCTGCTTTTGTTTCCCACTGggtagaaaagtggtatataaattacgtaaataaatattacatacaGTGAAGATGAGGGACACATAAAAGATGAGTTGCTTAGTGgatttgaaaaagagaaaggagtagGAAAAAGTGAGCATATGAGGgcttccaggaggagggaaagagggagtaATGTGGGGGAGAGGATACAGAAGGAAGTGAAGTACCTGCTGAAAGTCCTTGCAGGATACCTACCACACAACTGGCCCAGCTCAGCTGCCACTACACAACTGTACCATAGAGGCTACTAGCGAGGAGGAGGGAAAGTGAAAGACAGGGGTAGAcaaagggaaagagagaagaaaacaagaaaagggaagaggctatgggggtagccagggaagggagagaggagagGGGGGTGGAGGGAAAAGGTGACGCCCTCCGCAAATCTCAATTATATTTAATTcttaacatggccaaatctgtggatacttaaatccagaaattggGGTCATGAACAAACCAGACAGACCTTTACACAAACCTGAGAAGAgctccaggtttacagaaaaatctgaattaatatatatatatatatattggggcAGGCCTTTTTTAGGGCCAATACATCCTGGCATGACGTGCAGGCACCTCTTTTGGCCAGTGGGCCAGGCCCACTGATTAGAGCACCCACTCTCCAACCTCTACTTAGATGCCATCTTATCTGCTCTCTGCACTTTACTCACCTTGGAGCAGGGAAGGAGGCATGGGAATGATGACCAGACCAGCCAACCAAAGCTGGCACTGGCAGCTGAACACCCATCCAAGTGGACCTCCTACTGGTGTCCTGCAGTGCCTTTACTGCCCCACCCAAAGAGAGGTGGTAGCAGCAACTTTAGGGACAGATGCTTCAGCGGAGGACTTTCCCTGGGCAGCTTCTGATTTCAGTCTTGCAAAAAGTATGGAGCGACACCAACATTGCTACTACAAAACAATCTCACTTACCCGATGTTCACAACCATCGTCCCACTTCTTAGGGCCAGTCTACGGCATACAGTTGCATAAGCTCctggaaagttaaaaaaaatccttcagtaCAGAAATTCTTTATAAAGCTCATTCATTTCTATTCTATACGGAAGAATTTCGTAACTTTTGGgtaaaggaaactgatttattTGGATTATTTCTTCACAGACCCTGCCTGAGGtggtaaaacataataaaaaatgTAACACCTTAAAAGTTCTAACAATTGAAAAACTTTCAAAAATCAAGCCTTAATACTCCAGAAAGAGCATAATGCAGCCTAAATCAGGACTTTAAAATGAGTCTTGTTAAAACAACTCAGGTAAAGAAGAGTGTCAAATGAGGTGATGGTGATGAAGATGATGGTGATAATATTGATTAGGACAAAAacaagagggaaaaaacccaacTCGATAAACAAGTCAGAAACCAACACAACACAGTTGAGTggccaagaaaatataaaactAACTATAAAAGAAATAGAATTATTTACTACACCATGCATAAACCATTAAAAACCatggaacaaagttaaaaacctaGAGACCTACTACCATCAGTTACACAAAATCACAGCATTGTTGGGGCATATAACAAAGTCACAAAATTAATTGCACATATACAGAGACCTAACACGGTTTGGCCTtctgggccttcctcagtggtctaatttgttattacacacacacacaaatcatggCTCATAAATATAAGATGTTGCTGGTTCAGGCTAGGTAGTTTAAATATGGAACATTTATACCCCCAATATAAGTCACTTGTATATGTGACATATTGGGGGGTATATAGAAAGCCTGCATTAATCTTCTCACTCATTCGATAATTTGAAAAAAGGCACAAGTTTTTAATACAAAACCTATCAATATGTGACTTTCACCTCACTCCCAGTCAGTTAATCATTTCTGCTGGGCACTCACTCTGTTTGCACACTACACCAATTTTTACCTAAAAAGTGAAATCTCAGCATACGAAAAGTCTGTAAAACCACCTAAAGATTTAATGCTTTAAAATGCTCAACAATTTCTAGCTGCTTCTGAACTTGCTTACGGACCCTGCCTTTA of Eublepharis macularius isolate TG4126 chromosome 17, MPM_Emac_v1.0, whole genome shotgun sequence contains these proteins:
- the LOC129344841 gene encoding arylacetamide deacetylase-like 3, whose product is MLGAQQTDKNLCIRDERFGNVPVRIYEPKHPYAEPRRCMIYIHGGVAMIGTIRAYATVCRRLALRSGTMVVNIGFRLGPEHAYPAQLEDCLSAVEHFLKEARNYGVDPNRIILAGDSSGATLVSLVSQNLLSRKDIPKIQAQLLIYPFLQSVDVTLPSYQQNCFAPILFKERAIKLALRFMTEEMVDFKGVMKNAHVPDDMSVKYRKWISADHIPDEFKKRGYVPKVPAPFSEKLYKVTGLSFQPTFCPLLAEDDIVRQLPETFLLTCEYDVLRDDGLLYKKRLEDNGVPVTWLHLKKGFHGILLENDWMFFKFQEAEHAMKHIVDFIQRF